The DNA sequence CTGACCAGCACACGTCATCCGGTCGACGGCGAACTACTTTGTGAATTCAAAGAAGATCACAGTCATGCCACAGATCACCTCATCTACCAGCCGGAAGATGACACACTGCGTCGACGTGCATTAAATGCCCGAACTCTGGTTCTTATCGATGACGAAGCCACTACAGGTAAAACGTTTTTGAATCTGTTACAGGCTCTTCGCGATGCGGGTCTTTCGGACGTGACACGTGTAGTGACTGTTACACTCACCGACTGGAGCAACAATGCCATTACCAACAATTGCCCACTCCCGGTTGACGTCGTCTCGCTAGTGAAAGGGGAATGGAACTGGGAGCCTCGCCTGAATGCACCCGTCCCAGTTATGCCATCCGTGAACGTCACAGCAACCGGCACAGTTCCTGTGTCCGTTCGCCAGGACTGGGGCCGACTGGGTATGCATGAGACGACGTCTAATCTGGGCAACCATCTCCAGACTGAACCCGGTGAAACCATTCTCGTTATCGGCTCAGGGGAATTTATCTGGCAGCCCTTCCTGCTGGCTGAACGACTGGAAAATGAAGGAGCAATCGTGAAGTTTGGTTCTCTTACACGTTCTCCCATCGCGCAGGGAATGGCAATTGAGTCAATCATTGCGTTCACCGATAACTACGGTCTCGGTATCCCTAATTTTATCTATAA is a window from the Pantoea sp. CCBC3-3-1 genome containing:
- a CDS encoding phosphoribosyltransferase domain-containing protein, encoding MTPSQQQVYQRELTGGTLTVKTTSAIELEMLFDIAQRNNPKRAFLFVSKVLGRHIPVAPGLMKETYVQLAAGIPADLPEPVLFIGMAETAVGLAAGVFREASSRVAEPVFLTSTRHPVDGELLCEFKEDHSHATDHLIYQPEDDTLRRRALNARTLVLIDDEATTGKTFLNLLQALRDAGLSDVTRVVTVTLTDWSNNAITNNCPLPVDVVSLVKGEWNWEPRLNAPVPVMPSVNVTATGTVPVSVRQDWGRLGMHETTSNLGNHLQTEPGETILVIGSGEFIWQPFLLAERLENEGAIVKFGSLTRSPIAQGMAIESIIAFTDNYGLGIPNFIYNVAHQSFERVIVCVETPYSSVCPQLLAVLSKVAPRVEVVCYE